One window from the genome of Magnolia sinica isolate HGM2019 chromosome 4, MsV1, whole genome shotgun sequence encodes:
- the LOC131242807 gene encoding uncharacterized protein LOC131242807: MGEEAVSSPKNRVKFLCSYGGKILPRPSDGQLKYVGGVTRVVAVPRDITFSELMKKVTGLLEGDLVLKYQLIPEELDTLVSVTCDEDLNHMLDEYNRLSKSSSHGGAPRFRTFLFPSTPITSSSIAGDSTTNPLEQRYVDAINGILRSPSSVGHSIFTVSSTGSSPKSIAPETSYNSDHDAVMCNSVVGCSHHSRCIQQEVHKVHSSPNLLSNGPYQHTHHQHFHHNMLVGKPMPPAVTVRADAARIQTGQAVRYYSPVGPCRVSGGYVGCGHMDGCGAYRSGGLGDGDGLPRSPMRHRWE, from the exons ATGGGCGAGGAGGCAGTATCGTCGCCGAAGAATCGGGTGAAGTTCTTGTGCAGTTATGGGGGGAAGATATTGCCCAGGCCATCAGACGGACAGCTCAAGTACGTGGGTGGGGTCACACGTGTCGTGGCTGTCCCCCGTGACATCACCTTCTCAG AACTGATGAAGAAGGTGACTGGCTTGTTGGAAGGCGACCTAGTCCTCAAGTACCAGCTGATTCCAGAGGAACTCGACACCTTAGTCTCTGTCACATGTGATGAAGATCTCAACCACATGCTCGATGAGTACAATCGCCTGTCCAAATCATCATCCCACGGCGGGGCTCCACGGTTTCGCACCTTCCTCTTCCCATCAACCCCCATCACCTCGAGCAGCATTGCTGGGGACTCTACCACCAATCCGCTAGAGCAGCGTTATGTTGATGCTATCAATGGTATCTTACGTTCTCCTAGCAGCGTGGGCCACTCGATCTTCACCGTCTCTTCCACAGGCTCTTCACCCAAGTCCATCGCCCCTGAAACCTCCTACAATTCGGATCACGATGCAGTCATGTGTAACAGTGTAGTTGGCTGCAGCCATCATAGTCGTTGCATACAACAGGAGGTGCACAAGGTGCATAGCTCACCCAACCTACTTAGCAATGGGCCTTACCAGCACACCCACCATCAGCATTTCCACCACAACATGCTTGTTGGAAAGCCAATGCCACCGGCAGTGACAGTTCGAGCTGATGCTGCACGGATTCAGACGGGGCAGGCTGTGAGGTACTACTCTCCAGTTGGGCCATGCAGGGTGAGTGGTGGGTACGTAGGATGCGGACACATGGATGGGTGTGGGGCCTATAGGAGTGGAGGACTAGGGGATGGAGATGGCCTCCCACGGAGCCCCATGAGACACAGATGGGAATAA